A region from the Takifugu rubripes chromosome 22, fTakRub1.2, whole genome shotgun sequence genome encodes:
- the greb1l gene encoding GREB1-like protein isoform X2, which produces MGNSYAGQLKSARFEEALHNSIEASLRSSSGDPQPIFTQLYLDPEPYPSGSVEEMKSKVELNGREPPGHGLINGNSSNDPEELEEEDDSDSSSPTLPYLQAPPPDGCCTQDGFCQAGKDLRLVSMATEPIEVPAGFELVGAKSPSVPENILVCAVDRRFLPDENGKNALLGFSGNCVGCGEKGFRYFTEFSNHINLKLSTQPKKQKHLKYYLVKNPQGALCKGPLICWKDCKTRQFSSSASTSKPNSASSHSSKENGKRSPLSLSDSPPTRMTQASSVFFGNQDYSRDNNFLKPLASTPGNGKTLPLVPTALRVNAPTNGLGVDGRPPLLSPSQVSLAVQSPAYRAAELGDSPVSFTMNSGPPKKRHRSWHPNSMVPVPPTAVPVPPIRPIVCSPGAVLVSTPQPPATGVIQPLPVTMGETVIVPNNLLNSSGVRPVILIGHGTLPYFYGNVGDIVVSPLLVSCYKSNQLTEKTLETLGINSSQLFCVEAMILLTLQYLARLRSEQIPLREELEQIMLKAMFSCPGGPVISPSQLPWLARLEASVSGGTVQVVVTHNSLGEGISESLRSLSEGPQHQKCLPTYVVIICASKMSRSEFCILVFGKYQARALAEGMLTTNEYLKEISYELITGKVSVLASHFKTTSLGDNLDKQLVRYQRRRKGQVIQPFQADVTDYIHSQEAASMSPPSDRAEPLQKLFQIYPAQLSVARSLLSQVCSIADSGNQNLDLGRFCKVEFLILVPPSHILVHQTAQRIRQSGVLVDLGIEDCISAHQKADKYVVRLDADVHAKMEAFMKKVRQNPYTLFVLIHDNSHVDLTSALSGSVCHGELQGLADRVVNCQEVVNAMNLLVLQVSCFPYTLQTRQSRISIHNEVHWPSSESLGQQELAYFGLRDYSSSLQWGVASPILRCDDAFEKMVHTLLERHPHLHSMVIRSYLLIQQYTEAMMALTSTPSLRDHITPETLGMVEDLINAPSREGSRGRGHMLLVRVPSLQLAMLARERLEDVRDKLGLQYCFAVLLGSPVTELSLPRSFINRLRAWRACENEDWVPHTYEDLDGLPCIVILTGKDPLGETFPRSLKYSDLRLIDSSYLTRTALEQEVGLACTYVSLSVVQEPSKSAAPHESDGEKTTNDGDELERPQSNGSAATRTSGSLAENGVSSSDVSLQKPSTSTSTCPAEGLVDMSTLTQVFKQECDSLGSHFTPNPSKVSKTPPSFYSSSSSSSPCPSSSSTQKPSQSTQGCREAKPTRVSPRTVIMSRAAYNLLSGESGTQLSSFSLLPHADVAWNSPLRPVLTPNLQGAEQSAYYRQWTTARQHHADCEAPAAAHPRRLLLSGPPQVGKTGAYLQFLRILFRMLIRLLEVDVYDEEEEEEEEPSEVTAPVNTQWPDIEEIRKLPFDPNPKDPKFRKISPVYTERMLKVTKDVWQTGEIPAKRETKPVRLTRFAAHNAFHHCEQCQHYCEASPAAQLSECTFHTFTFCSSMLGEEVQLQFIIPKSKEQYFVFSQEGSHLESMRLQLVSTKDPSLLKSPIFTPTTGRHEHGLLNLFHAMEGIPHLHILVVKQFEMSLYRKFWPNHILLVLPATFNSAGVGAARFMIKELSYHNLELERNRLEEQSVKRQDVWPFIVMMDDSCVLWNNHQSPDSRDTSDGDSTNMSLKTVLQHMENTPKISQYAMCGIRKWNSGIARSHSQPFSRCHLHDFVMLNVDLTQNVQYDLNRYSCEEVDFNLRVNTSGLQLCRFNYFSLMKKHIPVGGNEDFTVKPKLMEMENLAPISPSQYVCAPDSEQTLLDAPAHFLLERFLQSCSHRLFPKAVQNRSNPVLSIDNFLNISPEISVCYINSRPHSTNLKHEGLVFSGLLLYLCDSFVVSGFLKKFHFLKGATLCVISQDRSSLRQTIVRLELEDEWQFRLRDEFQTANCSEDRPLYFLTGRHV; this is translated from the exons ATGGGGAATTCGTATGCCGGGCAGCTGAAGTCTGCTCGATTTGAAGAGGCTCTCCACAATTCTATCGAGGCCTCGCTGCGTTCTAGCAGTGGAGATCCACAGCCCATCTTCACACAGCTCTACCTTGATCCAGAACCATATCCCAGTGGCAGCGTGGAAG AGATGAAGTCCAAAGTTGAGCTTAATGGCAGGGAGCCACCGGGCCACGGGTTAATAAATGGCAACTCCTCCAATGAtccggaggagctggaggaggaggatgactcagacagcagcagcccaACCCTCCCTTACCTGCAGGCCCCTCCACCAGATGGCTGCTGCACCCAGGACG GTTTCTGTCAGGCTGGCAAAGACCTCCGCctggtctccatggcaacagagccCATCGAAGTCCCAGCGGGCTTCGAGCTGGTCGGCGCCAAGTCCCCCAGCGTCCCCGAGAACATCCTGGTGTGCGCCGTAGACCGCCGCTTCTTGCCTGACGAGAACGGGAAAAATGCACTTTTAG GGTTTTCGGGAAACTGCGTCGGCTGCGGAGAAAAGGGCTTCAGATACTTCACCGAGTTTTCAAACCACATCAACCTAAAGTTATCCACCCAGCCCAAGAAGCAGAAGCACTTAAAATACTACCTGGTCAAGAACCCTCAGGGTGCTCTGTGCAAAGGACCCCTCATCTGTTGGAAAG ACTGTAAAACCCGTCAGTTCTCCAGCAGCGCTTCGACGTCCAAACCCAACTCGGCATCGTCtcacagcagcaaagaaaacGGCAAACGCTCGCCGCTTTCCCTCTCAG ATTCTCCACCTACCAGAATGACACAAGCGTCCTCCGTCTTCTTCGGGAACCAGGACTACAGCCGAGACAATAATTTCCTCAAACCCCTGGCCTCCACGCCCGGGAATGGAAAAACTCTTCCACTCG TACCGACCGCTTTAAGGGTGAACGCGCCGACGAACGGTCTGGGCGTCGACGGCCGCCCTCCCTTGCTGAGCCCCTCTCAGGTCTCGTTAGCCGTTCAAAGTCCGGCCTATCGCGCCGCAGAATTAGGAGACAGTCCAG tgtCTTTTACAATGAACTCGGGGCCTCCCAAGAAGCGTCATCGGAGCTGGCACCCTAACTCGATGGTACCCGTCCCACCAACGGCCGTCCCCGTGCCGCCGATCCGGCCGATCGTGTGTTCTCCTG GGGCTGTTTTAGTGTCCACTCCTCAGCCACCTGCGACAGGAGTCATTCAGCCACTACCCGTCACCATGGGAGAGACGGTTATCGTCCCCAACAATCTGCTCAACTCGTCAGGCGTTCGCCCTGTCATTCTCATCG GGCATGGCACTTTACCATACTTCTATGGCAACGTAGGGGACATAGTAGtgagccccctgctggtcagctGCTATAAGAGCAACCAGCTGACAGAGAAGACCTTGGAGACGTTGGGCATCAACAGCAGCCAGCTTTTCTGCGTGGAGGCGATGATTCTGCTTACATTACAGTATCTTGCACGTTTAC GCTCAGAACAAATCCCtctgagagaggagctggagcagattATGTTAAAGGCCATGTTCTCTTGCCCCGGGGGTCCCGTCATCTCGCCATCACAGCTGCCCTGGTTGGCACGGCTGGAAGCGAGCGTCTCCGGCGGCACCGTTCAAGTAGTGGTCACCCATAACTCTTTGGGTGAGGGGATCTCTGAGTCACTCCGCTCTCTCAGCGAGGGTCCCCAACACCAGAAGTGCCTGCCCACCTATGTCGTCATCATATGTGCCTCGAAAATGAGCAGAAGCGAGTTCTGCATTCTGGTTTTTG GAAAATACCAAGCGCGCGCGTTAGCTGAAGGGATGCTAACAACCAATGAGTATTTAAAGGAGATCAGCTATGAACTCATTACGGGTAAAGTCAGCGTTTTGGCCTCTCATTTCAAAACCACATCACTGG GGGACAATCTCGACAAGCAGCTGGTGCGATACCAGCGCAGACGGAAGGGACAGGTCATCCAGCCCTTTCAGGCAGATGTCACTGACTATATTCATTCCCAGGAGGCTGCCAGCATGTCACCGCCATCCGACAGAG CAGAACCACTACAGAAACTCTTTCAGATCTATCCAGCACAGCTGAGCGTGGCACGGAGCCTCCTTTCCCAGGTCTGCTCCATCGCCGACTCAGGGAACCAGAACCTCGATTTGGGTCGTTTTTGTAAAGTGGAGTTTCTTATTCTGGTCCCACCGTCCCATATTCTGGTGCACCAAACAGCACAGCGCATCCGACAATCAG gagtgctGGTGGACCTGGGAATCGAAGACTGCATCTCCGCACACCAGAAGGCCGACAAGTACGTGGTGCGTTTGGATGCCGACGTCCACGCCAAGATGGAAGCCTTCATGAAGAAAGTCAGACAGAATCCGTACACTCTGTTTGTTCTCATTCACGACAACTCACATGTTGACCTCACGAG tGCTTTATCGGGCTCTGTTTGCCATGGCGAGCTGCAGGGCTTGGCTGACCGTGTGGTGAACTGCCAGGAAGTCGTCAACGCCATGAAcctcctggtgctgcaggtcagctgtTTCCCATACACGCTGCAGACCCGCCAGTCGCGCATCAGCATTCACAACGAGGTTCACTGGCCCTCCAGCGAGAGTCTG GGGCAGCAGGAGTTGGCGTATTTTGGCCTGCGGGACTACAGCAGCTCCCTGCAGTGGGGCGTGGCCAGCCCCATCCTGCGTTGTGACGACGCCTTCGAGAAGATGGTGCACACTCTGTTGGAAAG ACATCCACACCTGCACAGCATGGTGATCCGCAGCTACCTGCTGATTCAGCAGTACACCGAGGCCATGATGGCGCTGACCTCAACTCCGTCCCTGAGAGACCACATCACCCCGGAGACCCTTGGCATGGTAGAGGATCTGATCAATGCGCCGAGTAGAGAGGGCTCACGTGGCCGTGGTCACATGCTGCTCGTTCGAGTCCCATCGCTCCAGCTGGCCATGCTCGCCCGGGAGCGGCTGGAGGATGTGAGGGACAAACTGGGTCTCCAGTATTGCTTCGCTGTGTTGCTGGGAAGTCCTGTCACCGAGCTCAGCCTGCCCAGAAGCTTCATAAACCGCCTCAgg GCTTGGAGAGCTTGTGAGAATGAAGACTGGGTCCCTCACACGTATGAGGATCTGGACGGGCTTCCCTGTATTGTCATCCTCACTGGGAAAGATCCTCTTGGAGAAACATTTCCCAG GTCTCTGAAATACAGTGACTTGCGCCTGATAGACTCCAGCTACCTGACTCGCACGGccctggagcaggaggtgggtCTGGCCTGCACATATGTGTCGCTGAGTGTGGTACAGGAGCCCTCCAAGTCTGCGGCCCCTCATGAATCGGATGGTGAGAAGACCACAAATGACGGAGATGAGCTGGAAAGACCGCAGAGCAATGGTAGCGCCGCAACCAGAACTTCTG GCTCCTTGGCAGAGAATGGTGTAAGTTCCTCTGATGTATCTCTGCAGAagccctccacctccacctccacctgtcctGCTGAAGGCCTCGTAGACATGAGCACACTAACGCAAGTCTTCAAGCAAGAGTGCGACTCCCTTGGAAGCCACTTCACCCCCAACCCCTCCAAAGTGTCCAAGACCCCACCTTCTTTTtactccagctcctcttcttcctccccctgcccatcctcctcctccacccagaaGCCCAGCCAGTCCACACAGGGTTGCCGGGAGGCTAAGCCCACCCGCGTGTCACCACGGACGGTCATCATGTCCCGGGCGGCGTACAACCTACTTTCCGGGGAGTCCGGGACTCAGCTGAGctccttttctctgctgccCCATGCAGACGTGGCCTGGAACAGTCCGCTAAGGCCCGTCCTTACTCCAAACCTGCAGGGGGCAGAGCAGAGCGCGTATTACCGCCAGTGGACCACTGCCAGGCAGCATCACGCTGACTGTGAGGCTCCAGCCGCAGCCCATCCACGACGTCTACTGCTCAGTGGACCCCCGCAG GTGGGAAAAACCGGGGCCTACCTTCAGTTTCTACGTATCCTGTTTCGAATGCTCATCAGACTCCTAGAGGTCGATGTgtatgatgaagaagaagaggaggaggaag AACCGTCTGAGGTCACGGCTCCAGTCAATACCCAGTGGCCCGACATTGAAGAGATTCGAAAGCTTCCCTTTGACCCGAACCCCAAGGACCCTAAGTTCAGGAAGATCAGTCCCGTTTACACCGAAAGAATGCTGAAGGTCACAAAAG ACGTTTGGCAAACTGGAGAAATACCAGCCAAGAGGGAGACCAAGCCCGTACGTCTGACCCGGTTCGCGGCCCACAATGCCTTTCACCACTGTGAACAGTGTCAGCATTACTGTGAGGCGAGCCCTGCTGCACAG CTGTCAGAGTGCACCTTCCATACCTTCACCTTCTGCTCATCCATGCTGGGCGAGGAGGTCCAGCTCCAGTTCATCATTCCCAAATCCAAGGAGCAGTACTTTGTCTTCAGTCAAGAGGGGAGTCATTTGGAAAGCATGCGTCTGCAGCTGGTCTCCACCAAG GACCCTTCCCTCTTAAAGAGTCCAATCTTCACCCCAACTACGGGACGCCACGAGCACGGCCTGCTCAACCTTTTCCACGCCATGGAAGGCATCCCTCATCTGCACATTCTGGTGGTCAAGCAATTCGAGATGTCGTTGTACAGGAAGTTCTGGCCGAACCACATATTACTCGTACTTCCTGCTACGTTCAACAGTGCAGGAGTTG GTGCTGCACGTTTCATGATCAAAGAGCTGTCCTACCATaacctggagctggagagaaaccggctggaggagcagagtgTCAAGAGACAAGACGTGTGGCCTTTCATTGTCATGATGGACGACTCCTGTGTGCTCTGGAACAACCACCAATCACCAGACAGCCG AGACACATCCGATGGAGACTCCACCAACATGTCTCTGAAAACAGTGCTGCAGCACATGGAAAACACACCGAAAATCTCCCAGTATGCTATGTGTGGGATCCGAAAGTGGAACAGCGGCATAGCCAGGTCCCACAGCCAGCCCTTCAGTCGATGCCACCTCCACGACTTTGTCATGCTGAACGTGGATCTGACGCAGAACGTTCAGTATGACCTCAATCG ATACAGTTGTGAGGAGGTGGACTTCAACCTGAGGGTGAACACCAGTGGGCTGCAGCTGTGTCGCTTCAACTACTTCAGTCTTATGAAGAAACACATTCCAGTTGGGGGAAACGAAGACTTCACAGTGAAACCAAAGTTAATG GAGATGGAAAACCTCGCTCCGATTAGCCCATCCCAGTATGTCTGTGCTCCCGACAGCGAGCAGACCCTCCTGGATGCGCCGGCACACTTCCTTCTAGAAAGGTTCCTGcaaagctgcagccacagactcTTTCCCAAGGCTGTTCAGAACAGAAGCAACCCGGTTCTGTCCATCGACAACTTCCTCAACATCAGCCCAGAA ATTTCTGTGTGCTACATCAACTCTCGACCACACTCCaccaacctgaaacacgagggCCTGGTGTTCAGCGGCCTCCTTCTGTACCTCTGTGACTCCTTCGTCGTCTCTGGGTTCCTCAAAAAATTCCACTTCCTGAAAG GCGCCACCCTCTGCGTGATCAGCCAGGACCGAAGTTCTCTGCGTCAGACCATCGTccggctggagctggaggacgagTGGCAGTTCCGCCTGCGGGATGAGTTTCAGACAGCGAACTGCAGCGAGGACCGGCCCCTCTACTTTCTGACGGGACGACACgtttga